GTCGTAGACGCCGGTGGACTGCCCGTAGAGCACGGTGGTGCCGAACCTCGCGGCCCAGAACGCGGCGATCACACCCACGCAGTAGAGCGGGACCACGACGAACAGGCCGGCGACCACCCGGGTGGAGGCCAGGTAGGCGACGCTGCGGATGCCCATCACCTCGAGCGCGTCGATCTCCTCGTTGATGCGCATGGCGCCCAGTTGCGCGGTGGCGCCGGCGCCGATGGTGGCGGCCAGCGCGACAGCGGTGGTGCCGGGCGCGATCAGCCGGACGTTGAAGAAGGCCGAGGCGAATCCGGTCAGCGCCTCCACACCGATCTCGGAGAAGTCGGTGTAGCCCTGCACCGCGACCAGCGCACCGGTGGTGACCGTGAGGAACCCGACGATCGCGACGGTGCCGCCGATGATGATCAACGCGCCTGCGCCCAAACCCATCTGCGCGATCAGCCGCAGCAACTCGACGCGATACCGCAGCAGCGCGATGTGGATCGAACGCAGGGTGCGGCCGTAGAACTTGGTCTGCCGGCCGATGCGGTTCCAGCCGTCGACGAACGGCCGGACACTGGCCTTGAGCCAGGGGAACTGCGAATGTGGCCGTGCGATGGTCACATCGTCACCTTCACCGCTACCGCCGTGGCGACGACGTTGATGGCGAACAACGCCATGAAGGTGAACACCACGGTCTCGTTCACCGCATTACCGACACCGGCCGGACCGCCGCCCACCGAAATGCCCTTGTAGCAGGCGATCAGCCCGGCCGACAGGCCGAACAGCGCCGCCTTGACGAGCGCGATCGTCACGTCGACGGCGCCGATGATCAGGGTCAGCCCCGCCGCGAACGCGCCCGGGGAGACCTGCTGGATGTAGACGCAGAAGAAGTACGCGCCGGCGAGCCCGACCAGGATCACCGTCGCGGCCAGCGCCAGCGACACCAGGGTGGCCGCCAGCACCCGCGGAACCACCAGCGCCTGAATGGGATTGACCCCCATCACGCGCAGCGCGTCGAGCTCTTCCCGGATGGTGCGCGCACCGAGGTCGGCGCACATGGCGGTCGCACCCGCGCCGGCGACCACCAGCACCGTCACGATCGGACCGATCTGGCGCACCGTGCCCAGCGCGGCACCGGTGCCGGAGAAGTCGGCGGCACCGAACTCGCGCAGCAGGATGTTGAA
The window above is part of the Mycolicibacterium hassiacum DSM 44199 genome. Proteins encoded here:
- a CDS encoding ABC transporter permease → MTIARPHSQFPWLKASVRPFVDGWNRIGRQTKFYGRTLRSIHIALLRYRVELLRLIAQMGLGAGALIIIGGTVAIVGFLTVTTGALVAVQGYTDFSEIGVEALTGFASAFFNVRLIAPGTTAVALAATIGAGATAQLGAMRINEEIDALEVMGIRSVAYLASTRVVAGLFVVVPLYCVGVIAAFWAARFGTTVLYGQSTGVYDHYFRTFLNPTDLVWSFVQCVVLAVVIMLVHTYYGYTAHGGPAGVGEAVGRAVRTSLIVSAFVLVLISLAVYGQSGNFNLAG
- a CDS encoding MlaE family ABC transporter permease — encoded protein: MVASTVLAKPVRAFGGFFAMALDTFVAMFKPPFAWREFISQSWFVARVSIVPTLMLTIPYTVLLTFTFNILLREFGAADFSGTGAALGTVRQIGPIVTVLVVAGAGATAMCADLGARTIREELDALRVMGVNPIQALVVPRVLAATLVSLALAATVILVGLAGAYFFCVYIQQVSPGAFAAGLTLIIGAVDVTIALVKAALFGLSAGLIACYKGISVGGGPAGVGNAVNETVVFTFMALFAINVVATAVAVKVTM